One window of Eisenibacter elegans DSM 3317 genomic DNA carries:
- a CDS encoding cation:proton antiporter gives MILLSALDLSLPLKNPILIFAIILFIILFAPLILNKFKIPHLIGLIIAGAVIGPFGFGLMERGDSIKLFGTVGLMYIMFLAGLEIDLVEFKKNSGKSLVFGMFTFLIPMALGTLSGLYVLSFGLLTSILLASMFASHTLLAYPLVSKLGVAKNRAVTITVGGTMITDTLALLVLAVIVGMTKGEINQAFWIKLGVSVVVFALVVMLIFPLIGRWFFKRFDDSVSQYIFVLGMVFLGAFLAELAGVEGIIGAFLVGLALNRLIPHTSALMNRVEFVGNALFIPFFLIGVGMLINYKAFFKDLDTIKVALVMCVVATLAKFLAAWLTQKTFRFSTDERRLIFGLSNAQAAATLAAVLVGYEIVIGKTPAGEDIRLLNESVLNGTILMILVTCTIASFVAQKGAQNIALQEAQAGSAEEEAGNSADSQEKILIALDHPELVEELVNLSVTVKNKKNRSGLLAAHIIDNQEEREIAEKRAKKILHQAAVTASGSDNVLSELLRYDVNLINGLSNLALEQHATDLVFGFSQEKGLSISFLNTLDGILTRCNTTTLIYKPLQPLSTIKRHLVIIPENAEREIGFPFWVMKIWSLAKNTGAKMLFYCTETTEEYLRQVLKKHPIEADFETFTQWEDFLIIPRDLKPNDGLIVVMSRIGELSYNKYMAKVPMYLNKYINQTSVLLIYPIQRINNSEGGLNYNQLSLEPLQNHLKRLDDIGKTIVQIFRKPKA, from the coding sequence ATGATACTCCTCAGTGCGTTAGATCTTAGCTTACCACTCAAAAATCCCATCCTGATTTTTGCCATCATTTTGTTTATCATCTTATTTGCGCCCCTTATTCTGAACAAGTTTAAGATTCCGCACCTGATAGGGCTGATTATCGCCGGCGCGGTTATTGGTCCCTTTGGTTTTGGGCTGATGGAGCGTGGCGACAGCATCAAGCTCTTTGGCACTGTAGGCTTGATGTACATTATGTTCTTGGCCGGATTGGAGATTGATTTGGTAGAGTTTAAGAAAAACAGCGGCAAAAGTCTCGTCTTTGGGATGTTTACCTTTCTTATTCCGATGGCTCTAGGTACTTTATCTGGGCTGTATGTCTTGAGCTTTGGCCTGCTGACTTCTATTTTGTTGGCCAGTATGTTTGCCTCACATACGTTGTTGGCCTACCCGTTGGTGAGTAAGCTGGGAGTGGCCAAGAACAGGGCCGTTACGATTACAGTCGGCGGAACGATGATTACGGATACCTTGGCGCTCTTGGTCTTGGCTGTGATTGTAGGAATGACCAAGGGCGAAATCAACCAAGCTTTTTGGATTAAACTCGGCGTATCAGTAGTCGTGTTTGCATTGGTAGTAATGTTGATTTTCCCGTTGATAGGCCGATGGTTTTTCAAACGCTTCGATGACAGTGTATCGCAGTATATTTTTGTGCTAGGGATGGTCTTTTTGGGTGCTTTTTTGGCTGAGTTGGCGGGCGTTGAGGGCATCATCGGGGCGTTTTTGGTCGGATTGGCGCTCAACAGGCTCATTCCCCATACCTCTGCCCTGATGAACAGGGTAGAGTTTGTAGGCAATGCATTATTTATTCCCTTTTTCTTGATAGGGGTGGGAATGTTGATCAATTATAAAGCTTTTTTCAAAGACCTCGATACCATCAAGGTGGCCTTGGTGATGTGTGTGGTGGCCACACTGGCCAAATTTTTGGCTGCTTGGCTTACCCAAAAAACTTTTCGTTTTAGTACAGATGAACGCCGCCTGATTTTTGGCCTCAGCAATGCCCAAGCAGCCGCTACCCTAGCCGCAGTGTTGGTGGGCTACGAGATTGTTATCGGCAAAACTCCGGCTGGCGAAGACATCCGGCTGCTCAACGAAAGCGTGCTCAACGGAACCATCTTGATGATCTTGGTTACCTGTACCATCGCCTCCTTTGTGGCGCAAAAAGGTGCACAAAATATTGCTTTACAAGAGGCGCAAGCAGGATCCGCAGAGGAAGAGGCTGGTAATAGTGCAGATAGCCAAGAGAAAATCTTGATAGCCCTAGACCACCCAGAGCTGGTGGAAGAGCTGGTGAACCTCAGCGTAACAGTAAAAAACAAGAAAAACCGCAGTGGCTTGTTGGCTGCACATATCATAGACAACCAAGAAGAGCGGGAAATAGCCGAAAAACGAGCCAAGAAAATTTTGCATCAAGCCGCTGTTACGGCTTCAGGCTCAGACAATGTGCTCTCAGAGCTGCTCCGCTACGATGTCAACCTCATCAACGGGCTTTCTAACCTTGCCCTAGAGCAACACGCCACTGATCTCGTCTTTGGCTTTAGCCAAGAAAAAGGACTGAGTATCTCATTTCTCAATACCCTTGATGGTATCTTGACCCGATGTAACACCACTACCTTGATATACAAACCTCTCCAGCCGCTCTCTACCATCAAAAGACACTTGGTCATTATCCCCGAAAATGCCGAGCGGGAGATTGGATTCCCGTTCTGGGTGATGAAAATCTGGAGCTTGGCCAAAAACACAGGTGCCAAAATGTTGTTCTATTGTACCGAAACAACAGAAGAGTACCTCCGTCAGGTATTGAAAAAGCACCCCATAGAAGCTGACTTCGAAACCTTCACCCAGTGGGAGGATTTTCTGATTATCCCACGAGACCTCAAACCCAATGACGGCCTGATTGTCGTGATGAGCCGTATTGGCGAACTCTCCTACAACAAGTATATGGCCAAGGTGCCGATGTATCTCAATAAATACATCAATCAAACAAGTGTGCTGCTGATCTATCCCATACAGCGCATCAACAACAGCGAAGGAGGGCTAAACTACAACCAACTCTCGCTCGAACCACTTCAAAACCACCTCAAAAGGCTGGATGATATTGGCAAAACTATCGTACAGATTTTTCGAAAACCCAAGGCGTAA